A single region of the Bacteroides luhongzhouii genome encodes:
- a CDS encoding MGH1-like glycoside hydrolase domain-containing protein, whose translation MNNSAKILFVLVAGWLTTTAFAQDRIHYTGKELSNPACHDGQLSPVVGVHNIQLVRANREHPDASNGNGWTYNHQPMLAYWNGQFFYQYLADPSDEHVPPSQTFLMTSKDGYRWTNPEIVFPPYQVPDGYTKESRPGVQAKDLIAIMHQRVGFYVSKSGKLITMGNYGVALDKKDDPNDGNGIGRVVREIKKDGSYGPIYFIYYNHGFNEKNTDYPYFKKSKDREFVKACQEILDNPLYMMQWVEEADREDPILPLKKGYKAFNCYTLSDGRIASLWKHALTSISEDGGHTWAEPVLRAKGFVNSNAKIWGQRLSDGTYATVYNPSEFRWPLAISLSKDGLEYTTLNLVHGEITPMRYGGNYKSYGPQYPRGIQEGNGVPADGDLWVSYSVNKEDMWISRIPVPVEINASAHADDDFSKNKSIAELTDWNIYSPVWAPVSLEGQWLKLQDKDPFDYAKVERKIPASKELKVSFDLKAGQNDKGTLQIEFLDENGIACSRMELTDDGIFRMKGGSRFANMMKYEAGKVYHVEAVLSTVDRNIQVYVDGKRVGLRMFYAPVAAVERIVFRTGVPRTFPTVDTPADQTYDLPNAGAQDPLVEYGIANVKTSSTDKDSSSVFLKYADFSHYADYFNSMEDENIIQAIPNAKASEWMEENIPLFECPQHNFEEMYYYRWWSIRKHIKETPVGYGMTEFLVQRSYSDKYNLIACAIGHHIYESRWLRDPKYLDQIIHTWYRGNDGGPMKKMDKFSSWNADALLARYMVDGDKDYLLDMKKDLETEYQRWERTNRLKNGLYWQGDVQDGMEESISGGRKKKYARPTINSYMYGNAKALSYMGILSGDEGMAMKYGMRADTLKNLVENELWNTRHQFFETMRTDSSANVREAIGYIPWYFNLPDTTQKYEIAWKEIMDEKGFSAPYGLTTAERRHPEFRTRGVGKCEWDGAIWPFASAQTLTAMANFMNNYPQTVLSDSVYFHQMELYVESQYHRGRPYIGEYLDEVTGYWLKGDQERSRYYNHSTFNDLIITGLIGLRPRLDNTIEVNPLIPADKWDWFCLDNVLYHGHNLTILWDKNGDRYHCGKGLRIFVDGKEVGQADTLTRIVCEDVLE comes from the coding sequence ATGAACAACTCTGCTAAAATTCTTTTTGTACTGGTTGCCGGTTGGTTGACTACTACAGCCTTTGCACAAGATAGAATTCATTATACAGGAAAAGAATTATCGAACCCGGCTTGTCACGACGGACAACTGTCTCCGGTAGTCGGAGTACATAACATTCAGTTGGTGCGTGCCAATCGTGAACATCCCGATGCTTCGAACGGTAATGGATGGACGTATAATCACCAGCCGATGCTGGCTTATTGGAATGGACAGTTTTTCTATCAGTACTTGGCAGATCCTTCTGACGAACACGTACCGCCTTCACAGACTTTTCTGATGACATCGAAGGATGGATATCGCTGGACAAATCCGGAAATTGTGTTTCCTCCTTATCAAGTTCCTGATGGATATACCAAAGAGTCTCGTCCGGGTGTGCAAGCCAAAGATCTGATTGCCATTATGCACCAGCGTGTCGGATTCTATGTTTCTAAATCCGGCAAGCTGATTACAATGGGAAATTACGGAGTTGCTTTGGATAAAAAAGATGATCCCAATGATGGAAACGGTATTGGCCGGGTGGTTCGTGAAATAAAGAAAGACGGTTCTTACGGACCGATCTATTTCATTTATTATAATCATGGATTTAATGAAAAGAATACTGATTATCCGTATTTTAAGAAAAGCAAGGATCGTGAGTTTGTGAAGGCTTGTCAGGAAATTCTCGACAATCCGTTGTATATGATGCAGTGGGTGGAAGAAGCCGACCGTGAAGATCCTATCCTCCCGCTGAAGAAAGGATACAAAGCATTCAATTGTTATACATTGTCGGACGGACGTATTGCCAGCCTTTGGAAACATGCGCTTACCTCTATCAGTGAGGATGGCGGACATACTTGGGCAGAACCTGTGCTTCGTGCAAAAGGTTTCGTCAATAGTAACGCGAAAATTTGGGGACAGCGTTTAAGTGATGGTACATACGCTACCGTATATAATCCGTCGGAATTCCGTTGGCCGTTGGCTATATCTTTGAGTAAAGATGGATTGGAATATACAACATTGAATCTGGTGCATGGTGAAATCACTCCCATGCGTTATGGAGGAAATTATAAATCATACGGTCCTCAATATCCACGTGGCATTCAGGAAGGCAATGGGGTACCTGCTGATGGTGATTTGTGGGTTTCTTACAGTGTGAACAAGGAAGATATGTGGATTTCCCGTATTCCTGTCCCGGTGGAAATAAATGCTTCAGCACATGCGGATGATGATTTCTCTAAAAATAAATCAATTGCGGAACTGACTGACTGGAATATTTATTCTCCGGTTTGGGCTCCTGTTTCTTTGGAAGGTCAATGGTTGAAGTTGCAGGATAAAGATCCGTTTGATTATGCCAAAGTAGAACGTAAAATTCCGGCTTCTAAAGAATTGAAGGTATCATTTGATTTGAAAGCCGGCCAAAATGATAAAGGTACACTCCAGATTGAATTTTTGGATGAGAATGGAATCGCCTGTTCTCGTATGGAACTTACTGATGATGGTATTTTCCGAATGAAAGGCGGCTCCCGGTTTGCAAATATGATGAAATATGAAGCAGGAAAGGTTTATCATGTAGAAGCAGTCCTTTCTACTGTTGATCGTAATATTCAAGTATATGTAGATGGCAAGAGAGTAGGGCTGCGTATGTTCTATGCGCCCGTGGCTGCTGTCGAACGAATCGTATTCCGTACTGGCGTACCTCGTACATTCCCGACTGTAGATACTCCTGCCGACCAGACTTATGATCTGCCGAATGCAGGTGCGCAAGATCCATTAGTTGAATATGGCATTGCCAATGTGAAAACTTCTTCTACAGATAAGGATTCGTCTTCTGTGTTTTTAAAGTATGCTGACTTCAGTCATTATGCAGACTATTTCAATAGTATGGAAGACGAAAATATTATTCAGGCAATTCCCAATGCAAAAGCTTCGGAATGGATGGAGGAAAATATTCCTTTGTTCGAGTGTCCGCAACATAACTTTGAAGAAATGTATTATTATCGTTGGTGGTCAATCCGTAAGCATATCAAAGAGACTCCTGTTGGATATGGCATGACCGAGTTTCTCGTTCAGCGTTCTTATTCTGATAAATATAATTTGATTGCTTGTGCAATTGGACATCACATTTATGAAAGCCGTTGGTTGCGTGATCCGAAATATTTAGATCAGATTATTCATACATGGTATCGTGGTAATGATGGCGGTCCGATGAAGAAAATGGATAAGTTCAGCTCATGGAATGCGGATGCTCTACTGGCTCGTTACATGGTAGATGGTGATAAGGACTATCTGTTGGATATGAAGAAAGATCTGGAAACCGAATATCAGCGTTGGGAACGTACGAACCGTTTGAAGAACGGATTGTATTGGCAGGGTGACGTACAGGATGGTATGGAAGAATCAATCAGTGGGGGACGGAAGAAGAAATATGCCCGGCCGACAATTAATAGTTATATGTATGGCAATGCCAAAGCACTTTCATACATGGGAATTCTTTCCGGTGATGAGGGGATGGCTATGAAATATGGCATGAGAGCAGATACTTTAAAAAATCTGGTAGAAAATGAATTGTGGAATACACGTCATCAGTTTTTTGAAACGATGCGTACGGACTCTTCTGCGAATGTGCGTGAAGCAATCGGATATATTCCCTGGTATTTCAACCTGCCGGATACTACCCAAAAGTATGAAATTGCCTGGAAAGAAATTATGGATGAAAAAGGCTTCTCTGCTCCTTATGGACTGACAACCGCAGAACGTCGTCATCCGGAATTCCGTACACGTGGAGTAGGCAAATGTGAGTGGGATGGTGCTATCTGGCCGTTTGCTTCCGCACAGACATTGACAGCAATGGCTAACTTTATGAATAATTATCCGCAGACTGTATTGTCTGACAGTGTATATTTCCATCAGATGGAATTATATGTGGAATCACAGTACCATCGTGGTCGCCCCTATATTGGTGAATATTTGGATGAGGTGACCGGCTATTGGCTGAAAGGAGATCAGGAACGTAGCCGTTATTATAACCATTCCACTTTCAACGACTTGATAATTACAGGGCTGATCGGACTTCGTCCGCGTTTGGATAATACTATTGAAGTGAATCCCTTAATACCTGCCGACAAGTGGGATTGGTTCTGCTTGGATAATGTATTATATCATGGTCATAATCTGACGATTCTTTGGGATAAGAATGGTGATCGTTATCATTGCGGAAAAGGATTACGCATTTTTGTAGATGGTAAGGAAGTAGGGCAGGCGGATACATTGACAAGAATCGTTTGTGAGGATGTTCTTGAATGA
- a CDS encoding glycoside hydrolase family 78 protein codes for MNFRNYFLLILLCLPCIVQAKNITITRLTCEMQEGFVVVEGAPRLGWVMESPENGTRQSAYEIDIREAFTGRLIWNSGKVNSSQSQLIATEGVNIASDTPFNYSWRVRVWDETDTPSEWSREAKFRAVSSKYSEGKWIGAITRQNAHLPEGRKFHGGELKKPEVKAAWEAVDTLAKKSICLRRTFRVGDETEGGTNRKPGKKIVEATAYVCGLGFYEFSLNGKKIGNSEFAPLWSDYDKTVYYNTYDVTEQLRRGENAVGILLGNGFYNVQGGRYRKLQISFGPPTLLFELVINYEDGTCTTVYSDNDWKYDFSPVTFNCIYGGEDYDARREQQGWNQIGFDDSHWRPVVIQEAPKGVLRPQMAAPVKIMERYDIQKVTKLNAEQVASASVSTKRTVDPSAFVLDMGQNLAGFPEITIRGRRGQKVTLIVAEALTEEGACNQRQTGRQHYYEYTLKGEGDETWHPRFSYYGFRYVQVEGAVLKGQKNPHKLPVLKNIQSCFVYNSARKVSTFESSNQIFNAAHRLIEKAVRSNMQSVFTDCPHREKLGWLEQVHLNGPGLLYNYDLTAYAPQIMQNMADAQHANGAMPTTAPEYVIFEGPGMDAFAESPEWGGSLVIFPFMYYETYGDDSLIKKYYPNMRRYVDYLKTRADKGILSFGLGDWYDYGDFRAGFSRNTPVPLVATAHYYMTVMYLVQAAKMLGNDFDIRYYTSLAQDIMAAFNKCFLHKDTAQYGTGSQCSNALPLFLQMTQDAELNEKVFMNLIKDVEAHGNRLTTGDVGNRYLIQTLARNGEHELIYKMFNHEEAPGYGFQLKFGATTLTEQWDPRQGSSWNHFMMGQIDEWFFNSLVGIRPSTTPKQGYQKFIIAPQPVGDLKYVKASYETLYGTITVDWTCENGIFTLNVSVPVNTTAVVYLPGEKEPKEIQSGTYQLVCAK; via the coding sequence ATGAATTTTAGAAATTATTTTCTTTTAATATTGCTTTGTCTACCTTGTATTGTACAAGCGAAAAATATAACAATCACTCGTCTCACCTGTGAAATGCAGGAAGGGTTTGTTGTGGTTGAAGGTGCACCCCGTTTGGGATGGGTGATGGAGTCACCGGAAAATGGGACACGACAATCTGCCTATGAGATTGATATTCGGGAAGCTTTTACAGGGCGTTTAATTTGGAATAGCGGTAAAGTCAATTCTTCACAGAGTCAGTTGATTGCAACGGAAGGAGTGAATATAGCTTCTGATACTCCTTTCAATTATAGTTGGCGTGTTCGTGTTTGGGATGAAACGGATACACCTTCTGAATGGAGTCGTGAAGCAAAGTTCCGCGCTGTTTCCTCAAAGTATTCCGAAGGAAAATGGATTGGAGCTATTACCCGACAAAATGCTCATTTACCGGAAGGGCGTAAGTTCCACGGTGGAGAGTTGAAGAAACCGGAAGTGAAAGCGGCTTGGGAAGCAGTGGACACTTTGGCAAAGAAAAGTATTTGTTTGAGAAGAACATTCCGAGTAGGAGATGAGACAGAAGGGGGTACAAACCGTAAACCGGGCAAGAAAATTGTGGAGGCTACGGCATACGTTTGTGGCCTGGGATTCTATGAGTTTTCTTTGAATGGTAAAAAAATAGGTAACAGTGAGTTTGCTCCATTGTGGAGTGATTATGATAAAACTGTTTACTATAATACATACGATGTAACGGAACAATTGCGACGTGGTGAGAATGCCGTAGGAATCTTATTAGGAAATGGATTCTATAATGTGCAGGGGGGACGTTATCGCAAATTACAGATCAGCTTTGGGCCTCCCACACTTTTATTTGAGCTGGTCATTAACTACGAAGATGGAACATGTACAACGGTTTATTCTGATAATGACTGGAAATATGATTTTAGTCCGGTAACCTTCAATTGCATATATGGAGGGGAAGATTATGATGCGCGTCGTGAACAGCAAGGATGGAATCAGATTGGCTTTGATGACAGTCACTGGCGTCCGGTAGTCATACAGGAGGCTCCTAAAGGAGTACTTCGTCCACAGATGGCGGCTCCGGTGAAAATCATGGAACGGTATGATATTCAAAAAGTAACCAAACTAAATGCGGAACAAGTTGCATCAGCTTCTGTATCAACTAAGAGAACAGTCGACCCTTCTGCTTTTGTGTTGGATATGGGACAGAATCTGGCTGGCTTTCCGGAAATAACAATACGTGGTAGACGGGGGCAGAAAGTAACTTTGATTGTAGCTGAAGCATTGACAGAGGAAGGTGCTTGCAATCAGCGTCAGACAGGGCGTCAACACTATTACGAATACACTCTGAAAGGGGAAGGAGATGAAACCTGGCACCCTCGTTTCTCTTATTACGGTTTTAGATATGTTCAGGTAGAGGGTGCTGTCTTAAAAGGGCAGAAGAATCCGCATAAATTGCCTGTATTAAAGAATATTCAATCCTGTTTCGTATATAATTCGGCCAGGAAAGTTTCCACTTTCGAATCATCCAATCAGATATTTAATGCTGCCCATCGATTGATTGAGAAAGCGGTTCGCAGCAATATGCAGTCTGTGTTTACAGATTGTCCGCATCGTGAGAAACTTGGATGGCTGGAACAGGTACATCTGAATGGTCCGGGTTTGTTGTATAACTATGATTTGACAGCTTATGCTCCGCAGATTATGCAGAATATGGCAGATGCACAACATGCCAACGGAGCTATGCCGACAACTGCTCCGGAATATGTGATTTTTGAAGGTCCGGGGATGGATGCTTTTGCCGAATCTCCGGAGTGGGGTGGTTCTCTGGTTATTTTCCCTTTTATGTACTATGAGACTTATGGAGACGATTCATTGATTAAGAAGTATTATCCGAATATGCGTCGTTATGTGGATTATCTCAAGACTCGTGCAGATAAAGGTATTCTTTCTTTCGGATTGGGAGACTGGTATGATTACGGAGATTTTCGTGCGGGATTCTCACGGAATACACCGGTTCCATTGGTGGCTACTGCGCATTATTATATGACAGTCATGTATTTGGTACAAGCTGCGAAAATGCTAGGTAATGACTTTGACATTCGTTATTATACTTCGCTGGCACAGGATATAATGGCCGCATTTAATAAATGTTTTCTTCATAAGGATACGGCACAATATGGTACAGGAAGCCAATGCAGTAATGCACTTCCGCTATTCCTCCAAATGACGCAAGATGCAGAACTGAATGAGAAAGTATTTATGAATCTGATAAAAGATGTAGAAGCACATGGCAACCGTTTGACTACCGGTGATGTGGGAAACCGTTATCTGATTCAGACATTGGCGCGTAATGGAGAACATGAACTTATTTATAAGATGTTCAATCATGAAGAAGCTCCCGGATATGGTTTCCAGTTGAAATTCGGCGCTACAACTTTGACCGAGCAGTGGGACCCCCGTCAAGGTTCTTCCTGGAATCACTTTATGATGGGACAGATTGATGAATGGTTTTTTAATTCACTGGTCGGTATTCGTCCATCTACTACTCCCAAACAAGGTTATCAGAAGTTCATCATTGCTCCCCAACCTGTGGGAGATTTGAAATATGTCAAAGCGTCGTATGAAACTTTATACGGTACCATTACTGTGGACTGGACTTGTGAGAATGGGATTTTCACTTTAAACGTGTCTGTTCCAGTGAATACTACCGCTGTCGTTTACCTCCCGGGAGAAAAAGAACCGAAAGAGATACAGAGCGGAACATATCAATTGGTTTGTGCAAAATGA
- a CDS encoding glycoside hydrolase family 28 protein produces MNLRTTLIVFLCFCATTVLRAERVDMLKAGAKANGKALNTKLINSTIDRLNRGGGGTLFFPAGTYLTGSIHLKSNITLELEAGATLLFSDNFDDYLPFVEVRHEGVMMKSFQPLIYAVDAENITIKGEGTLDGQGKKWWMEFFRVMIDLKDNGMRDVNKYQPMWDAANDTTAIYAETNKDYVSTLQRRFFRPPFIQPVRCKKVKIEGVKIINSPFWTVNPEFCDNVTIKGITIDNAPSPNTDGVNPESCRNVHISDCHISVGDDCITIKSGRDAQARRLGVPCENITITNCTMLSGHGGVVIGSEMSGSVRKVTISNCVFDGTDRGIRIKSTRGRGGVVEDIRVSNVVMSNIKQEAVVLNLKYSKMPAEPKSERTPIFRNVHISGMTVTNVKTPIKIVGLEEASISDIVLRDIHIQGGKQKCIFENCERITMDDVIINGEKTTSIN; encoded by the coding sequence ATGAATTTACGAACAACTCTTATCGTCTTTCTTTGCTTCTGTGCAACAACAGTTCTTCGTGCCGAGCGTGTAGATATGCTGAAGGCCGGTGCAAAAGCAAATGGTAAGGCTCTTAATACAAAGCTAATCAATTCAACGATTGACCGTCTGAACCGTGGTGGCGGAGGTACTCTTTTCTTTCCTGCCGGGACTTACCTGACGGGGAGTATCCATCTGAAAAGTAATATTACACTGGAGTTGGAAGCCGGAGCTACCTTGCTCTTTTCCGATAACTTTGATGACTATCTTCCTTTTGTCGAGGTTCGCCATGAAGGAGTGATGATGAAAAGTTTTCAGCCTTTGATCTATGCGGTAGATGCCGAGAATATTACGATCAAAGGAGAAGGAACTTTGGACGGACAAGGAAAGAAATGGTGGATGGAGTTCTTTCGTGTCATGATTGATTTGAAAGACAATGGCATGCGTGATGTGAATAAATATCAGCCGATGTGGGATGCAGCAAACGATACGACGGCGATTTATGCTGAAACGAACAAGGATTATGTAAGTACATTGCAACGTCGCTTTTTCCGTCCTCCGTTTATTCAGCCCGTTCGTTGTAAGAAAGTAAAGATTGAAGGAGTGAAAATCATAAATTCTCCCTTCTGGACGGTCAATCCGGAGTTTTGCGACAATGTAACCATAAAGGGGATCACCATAGATAATGCGCCCTCACCAAATACGGACGGAGTGAATCCGGAATCCTGCCGCAACGTACATATCAGCGACTGCCATATATCAGTAGGAGACGATTGCATCACAATCAAGTCGGGAAGAGATGCGCAGGCCCGTCGTTTGGGAGTACCTTGCGAGAATATCACTATCACCAACTGCACCATGCTTTCCGGTCATGGAGGCGTTGTTATCGGCAGCGAGATGAGTGGGAGTGTGCGTAAAGTTACTATTTCCAATTGCGTGTTTGACGGAACAGATCGTGGAATCCGTATTAAGTCGACCCGTGGAAGGGGAGGAGTCGTTGAAGATATTCGTGTCAGCAACGTCGTAATGAGCAACATTAAACAGGAAGCTGTTGTATTGAATTTGAAATACAGTAAAATGCCTGCCGAACCTAAGAGTGAACGCACTCCGATATTCCGTAACGTACATATCAGCGGAATGACTGTGACAAACGTAAAGACCCCGATCAAAATAGTGGGCTTGGAAGAAGCGTCGATATCTGACATCGTTTTGCGTGATATTCATATTCAAGGAGGGAAACAGAAATGTATCTTCGAAAATTGTGAACGTATCACGATGGATGACGTAATCATCAATGGTGAAAAAACAACTAGCATAAATTAA
- a CDS encoding 6-O-methylesterase gives MKRILFTMLLAASLSAEAQTQTYETEFARPLNEVLTDIQNRFGVRLKYDIDTVGKVLPYADFRIRPYSVEESLTNVLAPFDYKFVKQKGNMYKLKAYEYPRRTDADGEKMLAYLNTLYTDRQSFQLRADSLKKEVRQRLGIDTLLAQCVKTKPILSKIRKFDGYTVQNFALETLPGLYICGSIYTPQSKGKHALIICPNGHFGGGRYREDQQQRMGTLARMGAVCVDYDLFGWGESALQVGSAAHRSSAAHTIQAMNGLLILDYMLASRKDIDTSRIGTNGGSGGGTHTVLLSVLDDRFTASAPVVSLASHFDGGCPCESGMPIQLSAGGTCNAELAATFAPRPQLIVSDGGDWTASVPTLEFPYLQRIYGFYQAKDKVTNVHLPKEKHDFGPNKRNAVYDFFAEVFKLDKKMLDESKVTIEPESVMYSFGEKGALLPEGAIRSFDKVAAYFDKKAFANLKSDASLEKKAIDWVASLKLDDDKKAGFAVTAIYNHLRKVRDWHNEHPYTTIPEGINPLTGKPLSKLDREMIADSAIPKEVHERLMKDLRRVLTEEQIEQILNKYTVGKVAFTLKGYQAIVPNMTEEETAFVLEQLKLAREQAIDYKNMKQISAIFEIYKTKCEQYFNEHGRNWRQMFKDYVNKRNAEKKAQEKK, from the coding sequence ATGAAACGAATCCTTTTTACTATGCTTCTTGCCGCATCTCTTTCGGCCGAAGCCCAGACGCAAACATACGAGACGGAATTTGCCCGTCCCTTGAATGAAGTACTGACGGATATACAGAACCGTTTCGGAGTCCGTTTGAAATATGACATTGATACGGTGGGAAAAGTGCTGCCTTATGCCGATTTCCGTATTCGTCCTTATTCCGTGGAAGAATCCTTGACGAATGTATTGGCACCTTTCGATTATAAATTTGTTAAGCAGAAAGGAAATATGTATAAGCTGAAAGCATACGAGTATCCACGTCGTACAGATGCAGACGGAGAGAAGATGCTGGCTTATCTGAATACACTTTATACAGACCGACAGTCTTTTCAACTTCGTGCCGATTCTCTGAAAAAAGAGGTACGTCAGCGTTTAGGTATCGATACTTTGTTGGCTCAATGTGTCAAAACCAAACCTATTCTTTCAAAGATACGTAAGTTTGATGGCTATACCGTGCAGAATTTCGCGCTTGAAACACTTCCCGGATTATACATTTGCGGTTCTATCTATACGCCCCAATCGAAAGGAAAACATGCGTTGATAATCTGCCCTAACGGACATTTTGGTGGCGGACGTTATCGGGAAGACCAACAACAACGTATGGGAACTTTGGCACGTATGGGAGCTGTTTGTGTAGACTATGATTTGTTCGGATGGGGAGAGTCGGCTTTGCAAGTAGGCAGTGCGGCACACCGTAGTAGTGCGGCACACACTATTCAGGCAATGAACGGCTTACTGATTCTTGACTACATGCTTGCTTCCCGTAAGGACATTGATACCAGCCGTATCGGTACGAATGGTGGTTCGGGTGGAGGTACCCATACTGTATTGTTGAGCGTATTGGATGATCGTTTCACCGCTTCAGCTCCGGTGGTGAGCCTGGCTTCTCACTTCGACGGTGGCTGTCCCTGTGAAAGCGGAATGCCTATTCAATTATCTGCAGGAGGAACCTGTAATGCGGAATTAGCCGCTACTTTTGCTCCTCGTCCGCAACTGATTGTATCGGATGGTGGCGACTGGACGGCCAGTGTTCCTACTCTTGAATTTCCTTATCTGCAACGAATCTATGGATTCTACCAGGCAAAAGATAAAGTAACGAATGTACATCTTCCCAAAGAGAAACATGACTTTGGTCCGAATAAGCGGAATGCTGTTTATGACTTCTTCGCAGAAGTATTCAAATTGGATAAAAAGATGTTGGATGAAAGCAAGGTCACCATTGAACCGGAATCCGTTATGTATAGTTTTGGCGAAAAAGGAGCTTTGCTTCCCGAAGGAGCCATCCGTTCATTTGACAAGGTAGCTGCTTATTTTGACAAGAAGGCTTTTGCTAATTTAAAATCAGATGCTTCTCTCGAAAAGAAAGCCATCGACTGGGTAGCTTCATTAAAGTTGGACGATGATAAAAAGGCAGGTTTTGCAGTAACTGCCATTTATAATCATCTTCGTAAAGTGCGTGACTGGCACAATGAACACCCTTATACAACAATCCCCGAAGGTATCAATCCTCTGACAGGCAAACCGCTTTCTAAACTCGACCGTGAAATGATTGCAGATTCCGCTATACCGAAAGAAGTGCATGAAAGGTTAATGAAAGATTTGCGCAGAGTATTGACGGAAGAACAGATTGAACAAATCCTGAATAAATACACGGTAGGTAAAGTTGCTTTTACCTTGAAAGGTTATCAGGCCATTGTGCCCAATATGACGGAAGAGGAAACGGCTTTCGTCTTGGAACAGTTGAAACTAGCTCGCGAACAGGCTATTGACTACAAGAATATGAAGCAGATATCTGCTATCTTCGAAATTTATAAAACCAAATGCGAACAGTATTTCAATGAGCATGGTCGAAACTGGCGTCAGATGTTCAAAGATTATGTGAATAAGCGAAACGCAGAAAAGAAAGCTCAAGAAAAGAAATAA